A section of the Stenotrophomonas sp. 364 genome encodes:
- a CDS encoding sensor domain-containing phosphodiesterase, producing the protein MTASITEAQERMAVLGAMHVLDSETGPSLDRITALAAFAFDAPVAFVSIVEEERQRFISRIGLPVAETDIRVSICAHAIACNEVMVVPDLSRDPRFHSNPLVVGPPHLRFYAGAPLMAKNGVAIGAMCIMDTQVRAFSDAERAQLTTLAQLVIGQLELRRMTGRLEPVSGLPNRHQFQIDYDGLSRRHSGQRMFAVLVDVFDIPRANEAGQALGMRPLEVLIRRAGVRLKLALEGLADVYHVGVTRFAFLVDLPSAEELDSLLTELRHRMSRPLMASAVPMSPRFHAGICAVTLGEDTSDDAIRKVLIGLHASFEARHPWAWYSEQRDAQMRRGYRLAADAERSLRKQEFYMEYQPRYRASDLVPVAAEALLRWTHPRLGPISPGEFIPVFERTALMQTVTPWMLDATLDQLATWRDLGHSLTLSVNLSGADLASEDAWPQLSAKLHARSLPFDSIEIEITEGEWLRANSVAGQQIKEMSEAGIKISIDDFGSGYSNFGYLSDLPIDTIKLDKSLIDNLETDPKAKPKVTAIINLARELGYQTVAEGVETAEQLEFLQAKGCDQIQGYLLSKPLGPAALLDVFLNAQGISEAEDSTSNP; encoded by the coding sequence GAGGAAGAAAGGCAACGCTTCATCTCTCGAATTGGCCTACCCGTTGCAGAAACGGATATCCGCGTCTCAATCTGCGCGCACGCCATTGCCTGTAATGAGGTCATGGTCGTCCCCGATCTCAGCCGAGACCCTCGCTTCCACTCCAACCCGCTCGTTGTCGGCCCCCCGCACCTTCGATTCTATGCCGGTGCTCCCCTGATGGCTAAGAATGGAGTTGCCATAGGGGCCATGTGCATCATGGATACCCAAGTCCGAGCGTTCTCAGACGCAGAGCGCGCCCAACTTACCACTCTTGCACAGCTAGTTATCGGACAACTCGAGCTCAGGCGCATGACGGGCCGCTTGGAGCCCGTCAGCGGATTGCCCAATCGCCACCAGTTTCAAATCGACTACGATGGGCTGTCTCGGCGACATAGCGGCCAACGGATGTTTGCCGTGTTGGTGGACGTCTTTGACATCCCGCGTGCCAATGAAGCCGGACAAGCGCTAGGCATGCGTCCCCTCGAAGTGTTGATTCGGCGGGCGGGTGTCAGACTCAAGCTCGCACTAGAAGGCTTGGCGGACGTCTACCATGTTGGCGTGACCCGGTTTGCCTTCCTGGTGGACTTGCCGAGCGCCGAGGAATTGGATTCTCTTCTCACCGAGCTGCGTCATCGGATGTCTCGCCCCCTGATGGCGTCGGCCGTCCCAATGTCTCCTCGATTTCATGCAGGCATCTGCGCGGTCACTCTGGGGGAGGACACCAGTGACGATGCTATCCGCAAGGTCTTGATCGGGCTTCATGCCTCATTTGAAGCGCGACACCCTTGGGCTTGGTATTCGGAGCAGCGGGATGCGCAAATGCGGCGAGGCTATCGCCTGGCTGCTGATGCCGAGAGAAGTCTTCGCAAACAAGAGTTCTACATGGAGTATCAACCCAGATATCGCGCCTCAGATCTGGTCCCGGTCGCCGCAGAAGCACTCCTCCGCTGGACACACCCTAGACTTGGCCCCATCAGTCCAGGGGAATTCATCCCGGTTTTTGAGCGAACGGCGCTGATGCAAACGGTCACTCCTTGGATGCTTGATGCTACGTTGGACCAACTCGCCACTTGGCGGGACTTGGGACACTCTTTGACGTTGTCGGTCAATCTCTCCGGTGCTGATTTGGCCTCTGAGGATGCTTGGCCTCAACTCTCCGCAAAGCTGCATGCTCGCTCCCTGCCCTTCGACAGCATTGAGATCGAAATCACTGAGGGAGAATGGCTCAGAGCTAATTCTGTCGCAGGCCAGCAGATCAAGGAAATGTCGGAGGCAGGTATCAAGATTTCGATTGACGATTTCGGCAGCGGATATAGCAATTTCGGATATCTATCCGACCTTCCCATCGATACGATCAAGCTGGACAAATCCCTTATCGACAACCTGGAGACAGACCCCAAGGCAAAACCCAAAGTGACCGCCATCATCAACCTTGCGCGCGAACTGGGTTATCAGACCGTCGCTGAAGGCGTGGAGACGGCAGAGCAACTAGAGTTCCTCCAAGCAAAAGGGTGCGATCAGATCCAAGGCTATCTTCTTTCCAAACCACTCGGACCAGCTGCGCTGCTCGATGTATTCTTGAATGCTCAGGGTATAAGCGAAGCGGAAGATTCTACGAGCAATCCATAA